The following coding sequences lie in one Candidatus Melainabacteria bacterium genomic window:
- a CDS encoding DUF547 domain-containing protein → MKSRLLGAVCLLVLSDPSAYAAFDNQHKLWTHELKQYVDGDLIHYARWQKKRGNLEKYLKELAAITPEEYDDMTHDQRKALWMNAYNAFTVKLVLDNYPIAGKNPYYPTDSFRQVPGAWEKYQVTVAGKSYTLDAIEHDILRAFRYPEIHFAVVPAAKGCAAPRKRAFVSTTWETDIAQCKEKFLCDKNNVAIDPKQKTITVSQIFKWFPLDFAKASGISTRVPPPTDDQIVLAYLAKNLPARVKDDIPDTDKLADYKVIYKPNDWSLNDADAVKRPEIAKKEKTTP, encoded by the coding sequence ATGAAATCACGTTTATTAGGCGCTGTCTGCTTGCTTGTTCTTTCGGACCCATCTGCTTATGCTGCGTTCGACAATCAGCATAAACTCTGGACTCACGAACTCAAGCAATATGTCGACGGCGATTTGATTCACTATGCGCGGTGGCAGAAGAAGCGCGGCAACCTGGAGAAATATCTGAAGGAATTAGCTGCGATTACTCCCGAAGAATATGACGATATGACGCACGACCAGCGGAAAGCTTTGTGGATGAATGCGTACAACGCTTTCACCGTAAAGCTGGTCCTGGACAATTACCCGATTGCCGGAAAAAATCCTTACTATCCGACCGACAGTTTCAGGCAAGTTCCCGGCGCCTGGGAGAAGTATCAAGTTACGGTGGCCGGAAAATCATACACGCTTGATGCTATTGAGCACGATATTCTGCGTGCGTTTCGCTACCCTGAAATTCACTTCGCTGTTGTGCCGGCAGCGAAAGGCTGCGCCGCTCCCAGGAAACGCGCATTCGTCTCCACGACCTGGGAAACGGACATCGCTCAGTGCAAGGAAAAATTTCTCTGCGACAAGAACAACGTAGCAATTGATCCAAAGCAAAAGACGATAACGGTTTCTCAGATTTTTAAGTGGTTTCCTCTCGACTTTGCCAAGGCATCCGGCATATCGACCCGCGTGCCGCCCCCGACTGATGATCAAATCGTTCTTGCTTACCTGGCAAAAAATTTGCCGGCAAGAGTCAAAGACGACATTCCTGATACAGATAAATTGGCTGACTATAAGGTGATTTATAAGCCCAACGACTGGTCGTTGAACGATGCTGACGCCGTGAAGAGACCGGAGATCGCAAAGAAAGAAAAGACGACTCCCTAG
- a CDS encoding response regulator transcription factor, whose translation MPKILVVEDEPDFSMLIGEWLKNEHHVVEVVETGEDALDRLKFYKYDIVILDWMLPGISGLDVCKRFRDGGGTTPILLLTAKKHVDEKEAGLDAGADDYLTKPFEMKELSARIRALLRRPVALTGSVLQVGELSLEPTTFKVSRSGKEINLLPKEFALLEFLMRHPNQVFSAEALLDRVWSSDSESSPETIRTYIKRLRKKIDQQGQPSMLSTVHGVGYKLDGLS comes from the coding sequence ATGCCCAAGATTCTAGTTGTCGAAGATGAACCCGACTTCTCCATGCTGATTGGAGAGTGGCTCAAAAACGAACATCACGTGGTCGAAGTTGTAGAAACCGGCGAGGATGCACTCGATCGGCTGAAATTCTACAAGTACGACATTGTCATCCTGGACTGGATGTTGCCTGGAATCAGCGGTCTGGACGTTTGCAAGAGATTCCGGGATGGCGGCGGAACCACACCGATTCTTCTCCTCACGGCAAAGAAGCACGTCGACGAAAAAGAGGCGGGCTTAGATGCCGGCGCCGACGACTATTTAACCAAGCCGTTCGAGATGAAAGAGCTGTCAGCCCGCATACGTGCACTTTTACGGCGCCCTGTGGCCCTGACCGGTTCGGTTCTGCAGGTCGGTGAGCTGTCGCTCGAACCAACCACCTTTAAAGTCAGCCGCAGCGGCAAAGAGATCAACCTTTTGCCCAAAGAGTTCGCCCTGCTCGAATTTTTAATGCGCCATCCGAACCAGGTTTTCAGCGCTGAGGCACTGCTTGACCGGGTCTGGTCGTCCGATTCTGAATCATCGCCCGAGACTATCCGAACATATATAAAAAGGTTGCGGAAAAAAATCGACCAGCAGGGTCAGCCGTCCATGTTGTCAACCGTTCATGGCGTAGGATATAAGCTGGACGGGCTTTCATAG
- a CDS encoding DNA starvation/stationary phase protection protein Dps produces the protein MANATKAAPKLYKSRIDLPESTRKEVSELLNETLAATLDVWSQVKQAHWNVKGKDFYQLHLLFDQIAGELYEYVDLVAERITAIGSTAHGTVRMAAHSTPLPEYPLDAVNGKEHLTAVAERLAAYGKHVRAGIDKTEDLDKDTADLYTEISRTTDLRLWFIEAHLQADS, from the coding sequence ATGGCGAACGCTACAAAGGCAGCTCCTAAACTCTACAAATCAAGAATCGATTTGCCGGAGTCAACTCGCAAAGAAGTAAGCGAACTTTTGAACGAAACACTGGCTGCGACGCTTGACGTCTGGTCACAAGTAAAACAAGCACATTGGAACGTTAAGGGCAAAGATTTCTATCAATTGCACCTTCTGTTCGATCAGATCGCTGGTGAGCTTTACGAATATGTAGACCTCGTTGCCGAGCGAATTACAGCTATCGGCAGCACTGCCCATGGCACCGTACGCATGGCTGCTCACAGCACACCATTGCCTGAATACCCACTGGATGCTGTTAACGGTAAAGAGCACTTGACCGCAGTTGCTGAACGCCTCGCTGCTTATGGCAAGCATGTGCGGGCAGGCATCGATAAAACAGAAGATCTCGACAAAGACACAGCAGACCTGTACACAGAAATCTCGCGCACCACAGATTTGCGTCTATGGTTTATTGAAGCGCACTTGCAAGCTGATTCCTAA
- a CDS encoding thioredoxin domain-containing protein has translation MEWRRHWNPLFFSLWLTLTPAVLAETGSNGSAPTSQSKALVKATAPTSSNSAATSAKSAATSAKSTAATSAKVPAAVPVQWRDWSGDIFQQAQAQHKFVLLDLEAIWCHWCHVMDEKTYSQPEVRALLNDKFLTVKVDQDSRPDLSNRYGDYGWPATVVFNPTGKEVEIRQGFIPPKEMVAMLKDVVKHPNVQKTKIDKPTTFSKEGALTPALRKELEKAHADGYDTEEGAWGFQQKFLDWDSVEYAIARAIEGDKVEAHRARETLNQQQKLIDPIWGGVYQYSTNGDWNHAHFEKIMQMQAENMRVYALGYMLWRDPAYLKAAQNIHRYLEGFLTSPEGAFYTSQDADLVKGKHSGEYFSLNDAERRKLGIPSIDKHIYARENGWAIAGLCDLYMATGDKKYLEQARTAAEWVIAHRGTNDGGYRHDEKDIAGPYLGDSVSMGRACLMLYTATADRSWLKRAEQTADYISKHFNYSPKPDVRAGFVTSAGASGVQSVPLLDENVMVARFANLLYQYTGKASYKALCAQAMRYLAAPEVARTRHVLVAGILLANKEQAGEPAHLVVVGSKGDETAADLHKICLQYPTDYKRIEWLDRAEGAPPRTDVEYPKLTKPATFVCAGETCSAPLYDVGAVQQRIKTLTVKK, from the coding sequence ATGGAATGGCGCAGGCATTGGAATCCCCTCTTCTTTTCCTTGTGGCTTACCTTGACTCCCGCTGTTCTCGCTGAGACCGGCAGTAATGGTTCGGCGCCTACATCGCAGTCGAAGGCACTTGTGAAAGCAACCGCGCCGACGTCCTCAAATTCCGCCGCCACATCCGCAAAGTCCGCCGCCACATCCGCAAAATCCACCGCAGCGACGTCCGCGAAGGTCCCCGCTGCAGTGCCCGTGCAGTGGCGCGATTGGTCGGGCGACATTTTTCAACAAGCCCAGGCTCAGCACAAGTTCGTTCTTCTCGATCTGGAAGCGATCTGGTGTCACTGGTGTCACGTAATGGATGAGAAGACCTACAGCCAACCTGAAGTACGGGCTCTATTGAACGATAAATTTTTAACAGTCAAAGTAGATCAAGATTCGCGTCCTGATTTATCTAATCGGTACGGCGACTATGGCTGGCCTGCTACCGTCGTCTTCAATCCAACGGGAAAAGAAGTGGAGATTCGCCAGGGTTTTATTCCGCCCAAAGAAATGGTGGCGATGCTTAAGGATGTTGTGAAGCATCCAAATGTGCAGAAAACAAAGATCGATAAACCCACTACCTTTTCAAAAGAAGGCGCGTTGACCCCTGCTCTGCGCAAGGAGCTGGAAAAGGCTCATGCCGACGGCTATGACACAGAAGAAGGTGCATGGGGTTTTCAGCAGAAGTTTTTAGATTGGGACAGCGTTGAATATGCCATTGCCAGAGCTATTGAAGGTGATAAGGTGGAAGCGCATCGGGCCAGAGAAACGCTCAATCAACAGCAGAAATTGATAGATCCGATTTGGGGTGGAGTCTACCAGTATTCAACAAACGGTGACTGGAATCATGCTCACTTCGAAAAAATCATGCAGATGCAGGCGGAAAACATGCGCGTCTACGCGCTTGGATACATGCTCTGGCGCGATCCCGCCTATTTGAAAGCTGCCCAAAATATTCATCGCTATTTAGAGGGCTTTCTCACCAGTCCGGAAGGTGCATTCTATACAAGTCAGGATGCCGATCTGGTTAAGGGAAAACACAGCGGTGAGTATTTCTCTCTTAACGATGCAGAGCGGCGTAAGCTAGGTATACCTTCGATCGACAAACATATTTATGCTCGCGAAAATGGCTGGGCAATCGCTGGTTTGTGTGATTTATACATGGCCACAGGCGACAAGAAATATCTCGAGCAAGCCCGTACGGCAGCTGAATGGGTGATTGCTCACCGTGGCACCAATGATGGTGGCTACAGACATGACGAGAAAGACATCGCTGGTCCGTATCTGGGTGACTCGGTTTCTATGGGTCGGGCATGTTTGATGCTATATACGGCTACAGCCGATCGTTCCTGGCTTAAGCGAGCGGAACAAACGGCTGATTACATCAGCAAACATTTCAATTATTCTCCCAAACCGGATGTGCGCGCAGGCTTTGTTACCTCTGCCGGTGCAAGTGGAGTTCAATCGGTGCCATTGCTGGATGAAAATGTAATGGTGGCTCGTTTCGCCAATCTTCTCTATCAGTACACAGGGAAAGCATCGTATAAGGCACTCTGTGCGCAAGCGATGCGATATCTGGCTGCGCCTGAGGTGGCTCGCACTCGCCATGTTCTGGTTGCCGGTATTCTTCTAGCCAATAAGGAGCAGGCCGGCGAGCCTGCGCATCTCGTTGTTGTCGGTAGCAAAGGAGATGAGACTGCTGCAGATCTCCATAAAATCTGCTTGCAGTATCCAACTGATTACAAGCGGATAGAATGGTTAGACCGGGCTGAGGGCGCGCCGCCTCGTACGGATGTCGAGTATCCCAAACTGACCAAACCAGCCACTTTCGTCTGTGCCGGAGAAACCTGCTCTGCTCCGCTGTATGATGTAGGCGCTGTGCAACAACGGATTAAAACGTTGACGGTAAAGAAATGA